One window of the Shewanella khirikhana genome contains the following:
- a CDS encoding DUF6482 family protein, whose amino-acid sequence MTIRYSSLKVMPRIDKACIHSLDMSLYQLSVVIDGAELYVTDDDDRMLRSLNLCQMQALLEDLPVRETVLRQESAYDEMVGQSVRECSNAMEIPLRVA is encoded by the coding sequence ATGACCATTCGCTATTCAAGCCTCAAAGTCATGCCCCGCATCGACAAAGCCTGCATTCATTCGCTGGATATGTCGCTGTATCAGCTGTCGGTGGTGATTGATGGCGCCGAGCTGTATGTGACCGATGATGATGACCGTATGCTGCGAAGTTTAAATCTGTGCCAGATGCAGGCACTGCTTGAAGACTTGCCGGTGCGTGAGACAGTGCTGCGTCAGGAAAGCGCCTACGATGAAATGGTCGGTCAGTCGGTGCGGGAGTGCAGCAATGCCATGGAAATTCCCCTGCGCGTTGCCTGA
- a CDS encoding DUF3137 domain-containing protein produces MATPDFDIPYEHRKPFAKHYQQSIWPMCKKLEARRGPIVARQQARMAQIRPFTRLMWPMIYLSFGSSALGFFGVLPNQWIFIGFGLAFVSMLGMGALAWWAGHELSNFMDEGIDKLYPRVLAYFGKDFVIKWGSEATGQHRAYEDFGIFPKHDKSSCFSHLKGSHHGVPFAFFNVVFYEKKNNDEYELAFKGVLLAFTLKKAFKGTTRVVRDGGFWLSLGQRGLDRVKLEDPRFEARFEVFSSDQVEARYLLNPGMMERLIELDNHFGNGLEACFKDNKLLIRVPSSRDFFSHHQDHEKPIDFKEPIGEIFADLGFIFGIADELALARHTGL; encoded by the coding sequence ATGGCCACTCCAGACTTTGATATTCCATACGAACACCGCAAGCCTTTTGCCAAACACTATCAGCAATCTATCTGGCCGATGTGTAAAAAGCTGGAGGCGCGCCGCGGCCCCATTGTCGCCCGTCAGCAGGCGCGAATGGCTCAAATCCGCCCATTTACCCGGCTGATGTGGCCGATGATTTATCTGTCGTTCGGCAGCAGTGCTCTGGGCTTTTTTGGCGTACTGCCAAACCAATGGATTTTCATCGGCTTTGGTTTGGCCTTTGTCAGTATGCTTGGCATGGGCGCGCTGGCCTGGTGGGCAGGCCATGAGCTGTCCAACTTTATGGATGAAGGCATCGACAAGCTTTATCCCCGGGTGCTGGCGTATTTTGGCAAGGACTTTGTCATCAAGTGGGGGAGTGAGGCGACCGGCCAGCACCGAGCCTACGAAGACTTTGGCATCTTCCCCAAACACGATAAATCGAGCTGCTTTAGCCACTTGAAGGGCAGCCACCACGGGGTGCCGTTCGCGTTTTTCAATGTGGTTTTTTACGAAAAGAAAAACAACGATGAGTACGAGCTGGCATTCAAAGGTGTATTACTGGCTTTTACCCTGAAAAAGGCCTTCAAGGGCACCACCCGGGTAGTGCGCGATGGAGGCTTCTGGCTTAGTTTGGGGCAGCGGGGGCTCGACAGAGTGAAGCTGGAAGATCCCCGCTTCGAAGCAAGATTTGAAGTGTTTTCCTCGGATCAGGTCGAGGCCCGCTATCTGCTGAACCCCGGTATGATGGAGCGCTTAATCGAGCTCGACAACCACTTTGGCAATGGGCTTGAAGCCTGCTTCAAAGACAATAAATTGCTGATCCGCGTGCCCAGCTCGCGGGACTTCTTTTCCCACCATCAGGACCATGAAAAGCCCATCGATTTTAAAGAGCCCATCGGGGAAATCTTTGCCGATCTTGGCTTTATTTTTGGGATTGCCGACGAGTTGGCACTGGCGCGTCATACCGGGCTTTGA
- a CDS encoding YaiI/YqxD family protein: MQIWVDADACPSVIKEVLFRAAERRQIPLTLVANQSVRVPPSPFIKSVRVESGFDVADNEIVRRVSQGELVITADIPLAAEVIAKGALALNPRGELYTAENVKARLNMRDFMETLRASGIQSGGPAPLSQADRQAFANQLDRWLAKLPK; the protein is encoded by the coding sequence ATGCAAATTTGGGTCGATGCCGATGCCTGCCCATCGGTAATTAAAGAAGTACTGTTTCGCGCCGCCGAGCGGCGACAAATCCCGCTGACTTTGGTAGCCAACCAGAGCGTACGGGTGCCCCCTTCTCCTTTTATCAAATCGGTTCGGGTCGAGTCGGGTTTCGATGTCGCCGACAACGAAATCGTTCGCCGGGTCAGTCAAGGCGAGCTGGTGATCACCGCCGATATTCCGCTGGCCGCCGAAGTGATTGCCAAGGGCGCGCTGGCGCTCAATCCCCGTGGCGAGCTTTACACCGCCGAGAACGTGAAGGCGCGGCTGAATATGCGCGACTTTATGGAGACCCTGCGTGCCAGCGGGATCCAGAGCGGTGGCCCTGCGCCTTTGTCGCAGGCCGATCGCCAGGCCTTTGCCAATCAGTTGGACCGCTGGCTCGCCAAGCTGCCCAAGTAG